In the genome of Brachionichthys hirsutus isolate HB-005 chromosome 23, CSIRO-AGI_Bhir_v1, whole genome shotgun sequence, one region contains:
- the ino80b gene encoding INO80 complex subunit B, which produces MGKRKDMIYPRFPGEGSSSLHRVHKQKHKKHKKHKRKHHSFVEAPEPEPVIIPRPPPQLRLKIKLGGRTLGTKSVPTFTVHPGVACPPSPLMIIHNEIDDDDDDEDDDDEPSVPLEQYRAWLDEDSNVATSPMPDMDSDSMLGVPVDEEERWLDALEKGELDDNGELKKEVDESLLTARQKALLHKQQSQPLLELPMGYKEKEMTAEMMQKREERARKRRLQAAKKAEESKNQTIERLTKTSKAKIKSMRERKSRQSQCPMIRYSDSVQGVAISFPRGVAAPAPAPPRPQPAAPKNCGVDGCNNLRKYSCSKTGVPLCSLECYKRNLLLVQSEA; this is translated from the exons atggggaaaagaaaagacatgatTTACCCCAGATTTCCCG GTGAAGGCAGTTCTAGCTTGCACAGAGTTCACAAGCAGAAACACAAGAAACACAAGAAGCACAAACGGAAGCACCACAGCTTCGTCGAGGCCCCGGAGCCTGAACCCGTCATTATCCCTCGACCACCTCCACAGCTCCGACTTAAGATCAAACTGGGGGGGCGGACGCTGGGGACAAAGAG CGTTCCTACCTTCACTGTGCATCCCGGCGTGGCTTGCCCCCCTTCTCCCTTGATGATTATTCACAATGAAattgacgacgacgacgacgacgaagatGACGACGATGAGCCGTCCGTGCCTCTGGAGCAATATCGAGCCTGGCTGG ATGAAGACAGCAACGTGGCCACATCCCCTATGCCGGACATGGACTCAGATTCCATGCTGGGCGTGCctgtggatgaagaggagcggtgGCTGGATGCTCTGGAGAAAGGGGAGCTCGACGACAACGGAGAGTTAAAGAAGGAGGTCGACGAGTCTCTGCTCACAGCCAGACAG AAAGCGCTGCTGCACAAGCAGCAGAGCCAGCCTCTCCTGGAACTCCCCATGGGCTACAAGGAGAAGGAGATGACTGCGGAGATGATGCAGAAGCGGGAGGAGCGAGCCAGAAAGAGACGCCTGCAGGCCGCCAAGAAGGCGGAAGAGAGCAAGAACCAGACAATCGAGAGGCTGACGAAAACCAGCAAAGCCAAAATTAAAAGcatgagagagaggaaatccAGGCAGAGCCAGTGTCCTATGATCCGGTACAGCGACTCCGTGCAGGGCGTGGCCATCTCCTTCCCCAGAGGGGTCGCTGCTCCGGCCCCGGCGCCTCCCCGCCCTCAACCGGCGGCGCCGAAGAACTGCGGGGTCGACGGCTGCAACAACCTGAGAAAGTACTCCTGTTCAAAGACCGGGGTCCCGCTCTGCAGCCTGGAGTGTTATAAGAGGAACCTGCTGCTTGTTCAGAGCGAAGCCTGA
- the aadat gene encoding kynurenine/alpha-aminoadipate aminotransferase, mitochondrial, with protein sequence MKYSRFLTAVSAARRPSPIRVLTELQQRSPPTLISLAGGAPNPNTFPFESTTIEVKNGPAIVFNEAMMKRALQYSASSGLPELLAWMKTLQKNLHGPPTVGYTPENGQMDMCVTTGSQEGLSKVFEMLVNPGDNVLLDAPTYPGTLAALRPLGCNLISVPSDQHGMIPVALRKILSRWDPSEVCKPGSTAPRVLYTIPNGGNPTGASMTARRKQEVYELARQYDMLIIEDDPYYFLQFDKPWAPTFLSMDVDGRIIRTDSFSKILSSGLRIGFVTGPKPLVDRVVLHIQASTMHTSTFTQLMVSELLHSWGQEGFLRHVDGVIEFYRNQRDAMISSAENWLKDVADWHTPTAGMFLWIKLKGVADTHQLIVKKALEKEVLLVPGSVFMINSGDPCPYVRAAFSLSTPEQMEEALRRLSVLIKEAM encoded by the exons ATGAAGTACTCTCGGTTCCTGACAGCCGTCAGCGCAGCCAGAAGACCCTCCCCCATCCGAGTgctga CCGAGCTGCAGCAGCGGTCGCCCCCGACCCTGATCTCTTTGGCCGGCGGCGCACCCAACCCCAACACTTTCCCTTTCGAGTCGACCACCATCGAGGTGAAGAATGGACCCGCCATCGTCTTCAACGAGGCGATGATGAAGAGGGCTCTGCAGTACTCTGCTTCTAGCGG CCTCCCGGAGCTGCTGGCGTGGATGAAGACCCTGCAGAAGAACCTCCACGGCCCGCCGACCGTCGGCTACACCCCCGAGAACGGCCAGATGGACATGTGTGTGACGACGGGCAGCCAGGAGGGGCTCTCTAAG GTCTTTGAGATGCTGGTAAATCCTGGAGACAACGTGCTGCTGGATGCGCCCACGTACCCGGGCACGCTGGCAGCG CTCCGGCCGCTCGGCTGCAACTTAATCAGCGTTCCCAGCGATCAGCATGGCATGATACCCGTCGCTCTGAGGAAGATTTTAAGTCGCTGGGATCCCTCGGAGGTCTGTAAGCCCGGCAGCACCGCCCCCAGGGTCCTGTACACCATCCCCAACGGGGGGAACCCCACCGGTGCCTCCATGACGGCtcgcaggaagcaggaagtgtacGAG TTGGCCCGGCAGTACGACATGCTCATCATCGAGGACGACCCGTACTACTTCCTGCAGTTTGACAAG CCCTGGGCTCCGACGTTTCTCTCCATGGATGTCGATGGGAGGATCATCAGGACCGACTCCTTCTCCAAGATCCTCtcctcagg actCAGAATCGGTTTTGTGACCGGCCCAAAACCGCTGGTTGACAGGGTGGTGCTGCACATCCAGGCCTCCACGATGCACACGAGCACCTTCacgcag CTCATGGTGTCTGAGCTGTTGCACAGCTGGGGCCAAGAGGGTTTCCTCCGACACGTAGACGG gGTGATTGAGTTTTACAGGAACCAACGCGATGCCATGATCAGCTCCGCGGAAAACTGGCTCAAAG ATGTTGCAGACTGGCACACGCCGACCGCAGGCATGTTCCTGTGGATTAAACTAAAGGGCGTGGCTGATACGCACCAGCTGATCGTGAAGAAAGCCTTGGAGAAGGAG GTGCTGCTGGTTCCTGGAAGCGTCTTCATGATCAACAGCGGTGACCCGTGTCCATACGTCAGGgccgctttctctctctccacaccagaacagatggaggag GCTCTCCGAAGACTCTCCGTTCTCATCAAGGAGGCCATGTGA
- the mfap3l gene encoding microfibrillar-associated protein 3-like yields the protein MFDASEPKTSRPSAASPWTETPGGGTVSSPRVTRRHPEKMAGVGGPVLLVLASLLASHAAGTSFVDAHGNRTGNGNATDDGFAPVGFTKVSQIIAREGSCALIDCNVTGDPPPSVQWFNSHGNRLDTETDGGKWWLLDGGALNVTGIEFADRGKYTCVASNAHGSSNCTVTLRVVITKGDMGVYYMVVCLVTFTIIMILNVTRLCMMSSHLKKTEKAINEFFRTEGAEKLQKAFEIAKRIPIITSAKTLELAKVTQFKTMEFARYIEELARSIPLPPLIMNCRNFMEEILEVVGVEEMRHTFLRQAPEGCRDGPARAIGARDVLSVLQERERQRGRAPERSESPTADSDNSSVHEQPQHIAIQVSVHPQLAVSIDALPPPPPEASHASPPPPHSSPTPAATPQQKELPDAEGGEDASQSAPNPPDAKQSASCQVFYESIV from the exons ATGTTTGACGCCTCGGAGCCGAAGACCAGTCGCCCTTCTGCCGCGTCTCCCTGGACGGAGACCCCGGGAGGAGGGACCGTTTCTTCTCCTCGGGTCACGCGCCGACATCCAGAGAAAATGGCCGGTGTCGGCGGGCCCGTTCTTTTGGTCCTGGCCTCCCTCCTCGCCTCTCACGCCGCTGGGACCTCGTTCGTGGACGCGCACGGAAACCGGACAGGAAACGGCAACGCGACGGACGACGGATTCGCCCCAGTCGGGTTCACGAAAGTGAGCCAGATAATTGCCCGGGAGGGTAGCTGCGCCCTGATTGATTGCAACGTCACCGGAGACCCGCCCCCCAGCGTGCAGTGGTTCAACTCCCACGGCAACCGCCTGGACACGGAGACGGATG gaggGAAATGGTGGCTGCTGGACGGCGGCGCCCTCAACGTCACCGGCATCGAGTTCGCCGACCGCGGCAAGTACACCTGCGTGGCGTCCAACGCGCACGGCAGCTCCAACTGCACGGTGACGCTGCGCGTGGTCATCACCAAGGGCGACATGGGCGTGTACTACATGGTCGTGTGCCTGGTGACCTTCACCATCATCATGATCCTGAACGTGACGCGCCTCTGCATGATGAGCAGCCACCTGAAGAAGACGGAGAAGGCCATCAACGAGTTCTTCCGCACCGAGGGCGCCGAGAAGCTGCAGAAGGCCTTCGAGATCGCCAAGCGGATCCCCATCATCACGTCGGCGAAGACGCTGGAGCTGGCCAAGGTCACGCAGTTCAAGACCATGGAGTTCGCGCGCTACATCGAGGAGCTGGCGCGCAGCATCCCGCTGCCGCCGCTCATCATGAACTGCCGCAACTTCATGGAGGAGATCCTGGAGGTGGTCGGCGTGGAGGAGATGAGGCACACCTTCCTCAGGCAGGCGCCCGAGGGGTGCCGCGACGGGCCCGCGCGGGCCATCGGGGCGAGGGACGTCCTGAGCGTCCTGCAGGAGAGGGAGCGCCAGCGAGGGCGGGCGCCGGAGCGCAGCGAGTCGCCCACCGCCGACTCCGACAACTCCTCCGTGCACGAGCAGCCGCAGCACATCGCCATCCAGGTGTCGGTGCACCCGCAGCTCGCTGTCAGCATCGACGccctgcccccgcccccgcccgaGGCCTCGCACGCTTCGCCTCCGCCTCCGCACTCCTCCCCCACGCCAGCGGCGACTCCTCAACAGAAGGAGCTGCCTGATGcggagggaggggaggacgCCAGCCAGTCGGCGCCCAATCCGCCAGACGCCAAGCAGAGCGCCTCCTGCCAGGTGTTCTACGAGAGCATCGTGTGA
- the LOC137911714 gene encoding H(+)/Cl(-) exchange transporter 3-like, whose protein sequence is MEQLAYYHHDWFLFREWCEVGVDCITPGLYAMVGAAACLGGVTRMTVSLVVIVFELTGGLEYIVPLMAAVMTSKWVGDAFGRAGIYESHIRLNGYPFLDAKEEFTHTTSAREVMRPRRSDPPLAVLTQDDMTVEELQASINETSYNGFPVIVSKESQRLVGFALRRDITIAIENARRKQEGIMLNSRVYFTQHAPTLPADSPRPLKLRSILDMSPFTVTDHTPMEIVVDIFRKLGLRQCLVTHNGRLLGIVTKKDILRHMAQMANQDPESIMFN, encoded by the exons ATGGAGCAGCTGGCCTATTACCACCACGACTGGTTCCTGTTCAGAGAGTGGTGCGAGGTGGGCGTCGACTGCATCACTCCGGGTCTTTACGCCATGGTGGGGGCGGCGGCTTGTCTGG gTGGCGTGACCCGCATGACCGTCTCCCTGGTCGTCATAGTCTTTGAGCTGACCGGCGGCTTGGAGTACATCGTGCCCCTCATGGCCGCCGTCATGACCAGCAAGTGGGTGGGCGACGCCTTCGGCCGGGCGGGGATCTACGAGTCCCACATCCGCCTGAACGGATACCCCTTCCTGGACGCCAAAGAGGAATTCACTCACACCACGTCGGCCCGGGAGGTGATGAGGCCCCGGCGCAGCGACCCGCCGCTCGCTGTGCTGACGCAGGACGACATGacggtggaggagctgcaggccagCATCAACGAAACCAGCTACAACGGCTTCCCCGTGATCGTGTCCAAGGAGTCCCAGAGGCTGGTGGGCTTCGCTCTGCGCCGGGACATCACCATCGCTATAG AAAATGCTCGTCGCAAGCAGGAGGGCATCATGCTGAACTCCAGAGTTTACTTCACCCAGCATGCGCCCACCCTGCCGGCAGACAGCCCCCGCCCCCTCAAGCTGCGCTCCATCCTGGACATGAGCCCCTTCACCGTCACGGACCACACGCCGATGGAGATCGTGGTGGATATATTCAGAAAGCTTGGGCTGCGCCAGTGCCTGGTCACTCACAAcgg gcgcCTTCTCGGTATCGTCACAAAAAAAGATATCCTTCGTCACATGGCTCAAATGGCAAACCAAGATCCCGAGTCCATAATGTTCAACTGA